A window of the Gossypium hirsutum isolate 1008001.06 chromosome A05, Gossypium_hirsutum_v2.1, whole genome shotgun sequence genome harbors these coding sequences:
- the LOC107907300 gene encoding probable indole-3-pyruvate monooxygenase YUCCA4 isoform X1, with product MGSYKGEDQHRHHHHRNESNCVLVHGPIIVGAGPSGLATSACLKQQSVPSLILEKSDCIASLWQHRTYDRLKLHLPKQFCELPLLGFPHNFPKYPTKHQFISYMETYASHFSIKPRFNQAVIKAEFDHVLGFWRVKTQDFEYLSRWLIVATGENAEPVIPDIPGIDRFKGRVVHTSLYKSGSVFKNQRVLVIGCGNSGMEVCLDLCRFNVIPHMVVRNTVHVLPREMFGFSTFGIAMALVKWFPLKLVDKLLLLLANFTLGNTDQMGLRRPKTGPIELKNVTGKTPVLDVGALSQIKSGKIKVIEGVKEITRNGAKFVDGQEKEIDSIILATGYKSNVPTWLKGCEFFTKDGMPKSPFPNGWKAETGLYTVGFTRRGLLGTASDAVNIAKDIGEQWRTIKECNDSNFNYLPQRNVVQKVKK from the exons ATGGGTTCTTACAAAGGCGAAGACCAGCATCGCCATCATCATCATCGAAATGAATCGAACTGTGTTTTGGTTCATGGACCTATCATCGTAGGTGCAGGACCATCTGGTCTAGCAACATCCGCTTGCCTTAAACAACAAAGCGTACCTTCTCTTATCCTTGAGAAAAGCGACTGCATTGCTTCTTTATGGCAACACCGAACCTATGATCGCCTTAAACTTCATCTTCCCAAACAGTTTTGTGAGTTACCACTCCTTGGTTTCCCTCATAATTTCCCAAAGTACCCAACCAAACACCAGTTCATCTCTTATATGGAAACCTATGCTTCACACTTCTCAATCAAACCTAGGTTCAACCAGGCTGTAATAAAAGCCGAATTTGATCATGTTTTGGGGTTTTGGAGGGTTAAAACTCAAGACTTTGAATACCTTTCAAGGTGGCTCATTGTTGCCACCGGTGAAAATGCTGAGCCTGTAATACCAGATATCCCTGGTATCGACAGGTTTAAAGGTCGAGTTGTTCATACCAGTTTATACAAGTCTGGTTCTGTGTTTAAAAACCAAAGGGTTTTGGTTATTGGATGTGGTAATTCCGGCATGGAAGTCTGTTTGGACCTTTGTCGATTCAATGTTATCCCTCACATGGTAGTTAGAAACACA GTGCATGTATTACCGAGGGAAATGTTTGGTTTCTCAACATTTGGGATAGCAATGGCACTTGTCAAATGGTTCCCTTTAAAACTAGTGGATAAATTGCTTTTGCTGCTAGCCAATTTCACTTTGGGTAACACTGACCAAATGGGCCTTCGTAGGCCGAAAACGGGACCTATCGAGCTCAAGAACGTCACCGGAAAGACTCCGGTCCTCGATGTCGGCGCATTATCACAGATAAAATCTGGTAAAATCAAG GTGATAGAAGGTGTTAAAGAGATAACAAGAAATGGAGCTAAGTTCGTGGATGGACAAGAAAAGGAGATTGATTCAATAATATTGGCTACTGGATACAAAAGCAACGTGCCTACTTGGCTCAAA GGATGTGAATTTTTCACCAAAGATGGCATGCCAAAATCGCCGTTTCCTAACGGCTGGAAAGCGGAGACGGGATTGTACACAGTTGGGTTTACAAGAAGAGGGCTTCTAGGAACGGCTTCTGACGCCGTTAACATTGCTAAAGACATTGGTGAACAATGGAGGACAATCAAAGAGTGTAATGACAGCAATTTTAATTATCTTCCTCAAAGAAACGTGGTCCaaaaagtaaaaaagtaa
- the LOC107907300 gene encoding probable indole-3-pyruvate monooxygenase YUCCA4 isoform X2, whose amino-acid sequence MGSYKGEDQHRHHHHRNESNCVLVHGPIIVGAGPSGLATSACLKQQSVPSLILEKSDCIASLWQHRTYDRLKLHLPKQFCELPLLGFPHNFPKYPTKHQFISYMETYASHFSIKPRFNQAVIKAEFDHVLGFWRVKTQDFEYLSRWLIVATGENAEPVIPDIPGIDRFKGRVVHTSLYKSGSVFKNQRVLVIGCGNSGMEVCLDLCRFNVIPHMVVRNTVHVLPREMFGFSTFGIAMALVKWPKTGPIELKNVTGKTPVLDVGALSQIKSGKIKVIEGVKEITRNGAKFVDGQEKEIDSIILATGYKSNVPTWLKGCEFFTKDGMPKSPFPNGWKAETGLYTVGFTRRGLLGTASDAVNIAKDIGEQWRTIKECNDSNFNYLPQRNVVQKVKK is encoded by the exons ATGGGTTCTTACAAAGGCGAAGACCAGCATCGCCATCATCATCATCGAAATGAATCGAACTGTGTTTTGGTTCATGGACCTATCATCGTAGGTGCAGGACCATCTGGTCTAGCAACATCCGCTTGCCTTAAACAACAAAGCGTACCTTCTCTTATCCTTGAGAAAAGCGACTGCATTGCTTCTTTATGGCAACACCGAACCTATGATCGCCTTAAACTTCATCTTCCCAAACAGTTTTGTGAGTTACCACTCCTTGGTTTCCCTCATAATTTCCCAAAGTACCCAACCAAACACCAGTTCATCTCTTATATGGAAACCTATGCTTCACACTTCTCAATCAAACCTAGGTTCAACCAGGCTGTAATAAAAGCCGAATTTGATCATGTTTTGGGGTTTTGGAGGGTTAAAACTCAAGACTTTGAATACCTTTCAAGGTGGCTCATTGTTGCCACCGGTGAAAATGCTGAGCCTGTAATACCAGATATCCCTGGTATCGACAGGTTTAAAGGTCGAGTTGTTCATACCAGTTTATACAAGTCTGGTTCTGTGTTTAAAAACCAAAGGGTTTTGGTTATTGGATGTGGTAATTCCGGCATGGAAGTCTGTTTGGACCTTTGTCGATTCAATGTTATCCCTCACATGGTAGTTAGAAACACA GTGCATGTATTACCGAGGGAAATGTTTGGTTTCTCAACATTTGGGATAGCAATGGCACTTGTCAAATG GCCGAAAACGGGACCTATCGAGCTCAAGAACGTCACCGGAAAGACTCCGGTCCTCGATGTCGGCGCATTATCACAGATAAAATCTGGTAAAATCAAG GTGATAGAAGGTGTTAAAGAGATAACAAGAAATGGAGCTAAGTTCGTGGATGGACAAGAAAAGGAGATTGATTCAATAATATTGGCTACTGGATACAAAAGCAACGTGCCTACTTGGCTCAAA GGATGTGAATTTTTCACCAAAGATGGCATGCCAAAATCGCCGTTTCCTAACGGCTGGAAAGCGGAGACGGGATTGTACACAGTTGGGTTTACAAGAAGAGGGCTTCTAGGAACGGCTTCTGACGCCGTTAACATTGCTAAAGACATTGGTGAACAATGGAGGACAATCAAAGAGTGTAATGACAGCAATTTTAATTATCTTCCTCAAAGAAACGTGGTCCaaaaagtaaaaaagtaa